In a genomic window of Wyeomyia smithii strain HCP4-BCI-WySm-NY-G18 chromosome 1, ASM2978416v1, whole genome shotgun sequence:
- the LOC129721615 gene encoding uncharacterized protein LOC129721615, with protein MYEIDSPEKLADEDIPELKCVSAVQAVVNMDVLPIFFKYESFRKLQRVLAYILRFYKNCREKVKMNRVIQRYPTVEELRSAMTTIVRVLQFQSLADEIERVKAGKPCKHIGNLCPIINNGLLRAGGRLRHSSLTDEGKYQLILPGHNMVVQNFIMAIHRENLHVGPSALMAIVRRQFWVLNPRSTFRKVTRNCVTCFKCKPITANQFMGDLPASRCDRALAFQKVGVDFAGPIFIKQTGRKTAPVKGYICVFVCLVTKGIHLEAVENLSTEAFMSALVRFVSRRGLPEEVYSDHGTNFVGAKHELHELCELFRQQLTEKKIFEFCHSRQIRRRMIPPNAPHMGGLWEAGVKSTKTILRKVCQSALLTMSEFSTLLFQIKALLNSRPLYASSDGPADLEPLTPGHFLIDRPLNAIPEPTYDEIPSNRLSRWQYVQHLREMFWKRWSREYLVELQVRGKWTRKHANLRKGMIVLIKEDNLPPQLWKMGKVENTYPGLDNMVRTVELRTKAGLLMRPIHKLAPLPILDNLQAYETEIDESRGENVRANRFSSM; from the coding sequence ATGTACGAAATAGATTCTCCAGAGAAGTTAGCTGATGAAGATATTCCCGAATTGAAATGTGTGTCCGCTGTACAAGCAGTGGTTAATATGGATGTTCTAccaattttcttcaaatatgAATCGTTTAGAAAACTGCAACGAGTGTTGGCGTACATATTGCGGTTTTATAAAAACTGCAGAGAAAAGGTTAAGATGAATCGTGTAATTCAGCGATATCCTACAGTGGAGGAATTGCGGTCGGCAATGACTACCATAGTTCGTGTGTTACAATTTCAAAGTCTAGCTGATGAAATTGAAAGAGTGAAGGCAGGTAAGCCTTGCAAGCATATTGGAAACTTATGTCCAATAATTAATAACGGGCTGTTGAGAGCGGGTGGTAGATTACGTCATTCGAGTTTGACTGATGAAGGTAAATACCAGTTAATTTTACCTGGTCATAATATGGTGGTTCAAAATTTTATAATGGCTATTCATCGTGAGAACCTCCATGTGGGCCCATCTGCTCTTATGGCTATTGTGCGTAGACAGTTCTGGGTTCTGAATCCACGATCCACATTTCGCAAAGTGACCAGAAATTGCGTCACGTGTTTCAAGTGCAAACCAATAACTGCCAATCAATTCATGGGTGACCTGCCTGCAAGTCGGTGTGATAGAGCTCTAGCGTTCCAAAAGGTGGGTGTTGATTTTGCCGGACCCATTTTTATTAAGCAAACAGGTCGTAAGACTGCTCCCGTCAAGGGCTACATATGTGTATTCGTGTGTCTGGTGACAAAGGGGATTCATCTCGAGGCCGTAGAGAACCTTTCAACCGAGGCGTTTATGAGTGCATTGGTTCGGTTTGTTTCTCGACGTGGACTTCCCGAAGAGGTGTATTCTGACCATGGAACAAATTTTGTCGGAGCAAAACATGAGCTGCATGAATTATGTGAACTTTTTAGGCAGCAACTAACTgagaagaaaatttttgaattttgtcaTTCTCGTCAAATTCGTAGGAGAATGATTCCGCCGAATGCACCACACATGGGTGGGCTATGGGAAGCAGGCGTGAAAAGCACTAAGACGATTTTGAGGAAGGTGTGTCAGTCAGCTTTGTTAACAATGAGTGAGTTTTCGACTTTACTGTTCCAAATCAAAGCACTTTTGAACTCAAGACCCTTATATGCTTCATCTGACGGCCCGGCAGATTTGGAACCTCTCACTCCGGGTCATTTTCTAATTGACCGACCATTGAATGCAATTCCTGAGCCAACATATGATGAAATCCCCAGCAACCGCCTCTCTCGTTGGCAATATGTACAACATCTTAGGGAGATGTTTTGGAAACGCTGGTCCCGTGAATATTTAGTGGAATTACAAGTCCGAGGCAAATGGACTCGTAAGCATGCCAACCTTCGAAAGGGAATGATTGTGCTCATTAAAGAAGACAATCTGCCTCCGCAACTCTGGAAGATGGGAAAGGTGGAAAACACTTATCCGGGATTAGACAACATGGTGAGGACGGTGGAACTGCGAACCAAGGCTGGTTTACTGATGAGACCAATACATAAACTTGCTCCACTGCCAATTTTGGATAATCTACAAGCTTACGAGACTGAAATCGACGAGTCCCGGGGGGAGAATGTTCGAGCCAACCGGTTCAGCTCGATGTAA
- the LOC129721651 gene encoding uncharacterized protein LOC129721651: MLGWVVGGCCDVNTTAEQTVYSHSVTVDNLNSLIQRFWEVEEVHSASKVCTEEQECELHFQATHRRDATGRYVVQLPLRNTLDELGDSRQVALRRFYALEKRLAQQPELKQQYTEFMAEYEDLGHCKEIDENKDMSVFDASAKVSGRCLNDVLKVGAINQSDLQSIVLRFREPCYVLSADITKMYREIIVDECHTPLQRVFWRIDPSCRLRVLELTTVTYGTASAPFLATRALLQLAIDE, encoded by the exons ATGCTCGGCTGGGTCGTTGGTGGTTGCTGCGATGTGAATACGACAGCAGAACAGACAGTTTACTCACACTCCGTCACGGTGGATAATTTGAATTCGTTGATACAACGTTTTTGGGAGGTGGAAGAGGTGCATTCTGCTTCTAAGGTTTGCACTGAAGAGCAAGAATGTGAACTGCATTTCCAAGCCACACATCGTCGTGATGCAACGGGTAGATACGTAGTTCAACTGCCACTCCGCAACACGCTGGATGAACTTGGTGACTCCAGACAAGTGGCCTTGAGAAGATTTTATGCTTTGGAaaaaagacttgctcagcaacCAGAATTAAAGCAACAGTATACAGAATTCATGGCTGAATATGAGGACCTTGGTCACTGTAAAGAAATAGACGAAAATAAGGACATGTCGG TGTTTGATGCTTCAGCTAAGGTCTCTGGACGCTGCCTCAACGATGTTTTAAAGGTAGGTGCTATCAACCAGAGCGACCTGCAATCCATAGTCCTTCGGTTCCGTGAGCCATGTTATGTTTTGTCTGCCGACATTACAAAGATGTATCGGGAAATTATCGTCGACGAGTGTCACACACCGTTACAACGTGTGTTCTGGAGAATTGATCCATCGTGTCGCCTTCGTGTGCTTGAGCTGACTACCGTAACTTATGGCACTGCATCCGCTCCGTTTTTGGCTACAAGAGCTCTGCTACAGTTGGCAATCGACGAGTGA
- the LOC129721844 gene encoding uncharacterized protein LOC129721844 → MTLVSDDDRESHDEHYETFDNLYDEVSILLEEQIARINCGSLVANVNASQLHAVAVPQAPVVVQQSLRMPIPTFDGRYESWPKFRAMFKNLVDKTLDPPAVKLYHLDKSLLGDAAGLIDAKTINEGNYAHAWKMLEERYENKRHSIDTHIYGLLNLKRMSKENHSELRHLVDECSRHVESLKFLQQEFTGVSEQIVVHLLANSLDKETRRRWESTIAHGQLPNYDDTLKFLKDQCFVLERCEVSKLPPSQAKTLAPAKLNHQKSLALTSSEVEVKCDFCGKGHPNFTCSEFVTFRTATIKEEEQRSANEQEPSPKPELPAQQEKEQQPPQVTSATCSSVKTRPLQQVLLLIAVVDVIDKNNNPRPCRVLLDSASQAN, encoded by the exons ATGACGCTAGTTAGTGACGATGATCGTGAGTCGCATGACGAACACTATGAAACATTCGATAACCTCTACGACGAAGTATCCATATTGCTCGAAGAGCAAATTGCTAGAATCAATTGTGGTTCTCTAGTTGCAAACGTAAATGCCAGTCAACTGCATGCCGTAGCAGTTCCGCAGGCACCCGTTGTGGTCCAGCAGTCCCTCCGAATGCCAATTCCTACGTTCGATGGCCGATACgaaagctggccaaaatttaGGGCAATGTTCAAGAATTTAGTTGATAAAACCCTCGACCCACCTGCTGTAAAACTTTACCACCTTGATAAGTCATTGTTGGGTGATGCAGCCGGTTTAATCGATGCCAAAACCATTAATGAAGGCAACTATGCTCATGCCTGGAAGATGCTAGAAGAAAGATACGAGAATAAGCGCCATTCAATTGATACCCATATATACGGACTGCTCAACCTCAAGCGGATGTCAAAAGAAAACCACAGTGAATTGAGACACCTGGTGGATGAGTGTTCCCGACACGTAGAAAGCCTCAAATTCCTTCAGCAAGAGTTTACCGGGGTATCCGAGCAGATTGTTGTCCATCTGCTAGCAAATTCCTTGGATAAGGAAACCAGAAGACGTTGGGAATCAACCATTGCTCATGGCCAGTTACCAAATTACGATGATACCCTAAAGTTTCTGAAAGATCAATGCTTCGTTTTAGAACGCTGTGAAGTATCTAAGTTACCTCCAAGTCAGGCCAAAACATTAGCACCAGCTAAATTGAATCACCAAAAATCTTTAGCACTCACGTCCAGCGAAGTAGAGGTTAAGTGCGACTTTTGCGGAAAAGGACATCCAAATTTTACCTGTTCCGAGTTTGTCACTTTCCGTACCGCAACGATTAAAGAAG AGGAGCAGCGATCAGCAAACGAACAGGAACCATCACCTAAACCAGAACTCCCTGCTCAGCAGGAAAAAGAGCAGCAGCCTCCACAAGTAACTAGCGCCACCTGCTCATCCGTAAAAACTAGACCGCTGCAGCAAGTATTATTGCTGATAGCTGTAGTGGATGTCATCGATAAAAATAACAACCCCCGCCCCTGCAGAGTTTTACTTGACTCAGCCTCCCAAGCAAACTAA